A stretch of Natronococcus sp. CG52 DNA encodes these proteins:
- a CDS encoding methyltransferase domain-containing protein, translating into MYLLELGGEDDAFAAREAASAAADVRRIAPGLAVANAVVPDRVRGLAYTHCASDLLGRTDADLAGACKLLEAASLDPEGTVAVRATDVHGSSGVETDRAERELGQVLVDRGFEVDLEDPDRVLRASFSAGELERDADGRGDPFSTAEGDVSRGEEISVCALGWLAAESVRDFGTRAPTDKPFFQPGSMDPLLARAVANIAGARPGATVLDPMCGTGGVLVEAGLVGADVLGADAQAKMVEGARTNLAHFLERNEPSPTGVSRGSWHVGRGDATRLPFADDAVDAVVFDAPYGRQSKIDTHRLEDLVSGALSEARRVASRAVVVADRSWAPEAREAGWELEAAFERRVHRSLTRYVLVLE; encoded by the coding sequence GTGTACCTGCTCGAACTCGGCGGTGAGGACGACGCGTTTGCGGCCCGCGAGGCGGCGAGCGCCGCGGCCGACGTTCGCCGGATCGCACCCGGACTCGCCGTCGCGAACGCGGTCGTTCCCGATCGCGTTCGCGGACTGGCCTACACGCACTGCGCGAGCGACCTCCTCGGCCGAACCGACGCCGATCTCGCCGGTGCCTGCAAGTTGCTCGAGGCCGCGTCGCTCGACCCCGAGGGGACCGTCGCGGTGCGCGCGACGGACGTCCACGGCTCGAGCGGCGTCGAGACCGACCGCGCGGAGCGCGAACTCGGCCAGGTGCTGGTCGACCGCGGCTTCGAGGTCGACCTCGAGGATCCGGATCGCGTCCTGCGAGCGTCCTTTTCGGCGGGTGAACTCGAGCGCGACGCCGACGGGCGCGGCGATCCCTTCTCGACGGCCGAGGGAGATGTCTCGCGAGGCGAGGAGATCTCGGTCTGCGCGCTGGGCTGGCTCGCGGCCGAGAGCGTTCGCGACTTCGGAACCCGCGCCCCGACGGACAAGCCGTTCTTTCAGCCCGGCAGCATGGACCCGCTGCTCGCCCGCGCGGTCGCGAACATCGCCGGCGCGCGTCCCGGCGCGACGGTGCTGGATCCGATGTGTGGCACCGGCGGCGTCCTGGTCGAGGCCGGCCTCGTCGGCGCGGACGTCCTCGGCGCCGACGCGCAGGCGAAGATGGTCGAGGGCGCCCGAACGAACCTCGCGCACTTCCTCGAGCGGAACGAGCCGTCGCCGACCGGCGTCTCCCGCGGGTCGTGGCACGTCGGCCGCGGCGACGCGACCCGGCTCCCGTTCGCGGACGACGCCGTCGACGCCGTCGTCTTCGACGCACCGTACGGTCGCCAGTCGAAGATCGACACTCACCGGCTCGAGGACCTCGTTTCCGGGGCGCTCTCGGAAGCCCGTCGCGTCGCGTCGCGAGCCGTCGTCGTCGCCGACCGCTCGTGGGCCCCCGAGGCTCGCGAGGCCGGGTGGGAGCTCGAGGCCGCATTCGAACGGCGCGTCCACCGGTCGCTGACGCGGTACGTGCTGGTGCTCGAGTGA
- a CDS encoding TATA-box-binding protein, producing MTDPKDTINIENVVASTGIGQELDLQSVAMDLEGADYDPEQFPGLVYRTQNPKSAALIFRSGKIVCTGAKSTDDVHESLRIVFDKLRELQIQVNEDPEIVVQNIVTSADLGRNLNLNAIAIGLGLENIEYEPEQFPGLVYRLDEPEVVALLFGSGKLVITGGKKPKDAEHAVDKIVSRLEDLGLLE from the coding sequence ATGACGGATCCGAAGGATACCATCAACATCGAAAACGTGGTGGCGTCGACTGGCATCGGACAGGAACTCGACCTGCAGAGCGTCGCGATGGACCTCGAGGGGGCGGACTACGACCCCGAACAGTTCCCCGGTCTCGTCTACCGTACTCAGAATCCCAAGTCCGCAGCGCTCATCTTCCGCTCGGGGAAGATCGTCTGTACCGGTGCGAAGAGCACCGACGACGTCCACGAGAGTCTCCGCATCGTCTTCGACAAGCTCCGTGAACTCCAGATTCAGGTCAACGAGGACCCCGAGATCGTCGTCCAGAACATCGTGACGAGCGCGGACCTCGGTCGAAACCTCAACCTGAACGCGATCGCGATCGGACTCGGCCTCGAGAACATCGAGTACGAACCCGAACAGTTCCCCGGTCTCGTCTACCGACTCGACGAACCCGAAGTCGTCGCGCTGCTGTTCGGTTCCGGGAAGCTCGTTATCACCGGCGGGAAAAAGCCCAAAGACGCCGAACACGCCGTCGACAAGATCGTCTCGCGACTCGAGGACCTCGGCCTGCTCGAGTAA
- a CDS encoding heavy metal translocating P-type ATPase, translating into MADRSSDRHGPSRDERPTDGYCSCCRVCNCYRDTPGPDEMPSEDHDDHADRHDRERDHGAHVDHSDHEGMFRKRFFACLALSLPVLYYSPMLQEWFGYAAVTVPGSEFASPVLGVAVFGYGGIPFLRMGAVEARNREPGMMLLISLAITVAFVYSVAAVAFGIGEPFFWELVTLIVIFLLGHWIEMRSVRRASGALDELAELLPDTAERITEEGETEEVPVDDLEEDDLVLVRPGSNVPADGVVEEGESNVTEAMLTGESKPVKKEPGDEVIGGTTNRDGSLRVRIAATGEETTLSGIMRLVEEAQESRSRTQVLADRAAGWLFYAALSVAAVTAVGWTVAAGFGLPVVERVVTVLVIACPHALGLAVPLVVAINTSTAARNGMLVRDRIAMEEARNLDTVVFDKTGTLTEGEQGVVEIAAVEGWSEDDVLTLAAAAEGDSEHMIAQAILEEASGRGLSVPDVRGFEALEGRGVRATIEHDAIPAVIPGGEGGPAGESVSHDRDGRTVSVGGPNLLRHLGVEPGADLERFADEAGERGQGVVYVLRDESVVGALALADVVREESFEAIDALQGTGIEVAMLTGDDEDVARAVADELGIDTVFAEVLPEDKDEKIVELQAQDKLVAMVGDGVNDAPALTRSDVGIAIGSGTDVAVESADVVLVENDPRDVARLVRLSRKSYRKMQENIAWAAGYNVFALPLAAGILAPIGILLSPAVGAVLMSASTVIVAINAQLLRRVDLEI; encoded by the coding sequence ATGGCCGACCGCTCATCGGACCGACACGGACCGTCCCGCGACGAGCGGCCGACCGACGGGTACTGCTCGTGTTGTCGGGTCTGTAACTGCTATCGGGATACGCCGGGGCCCGACGAGATGCCGTCGGAGGACCACGACGATCACGCGGATCGCCACGACCGCGAGCGAGACCACGGCGCGCACGTCGATCACTCGGATCACGAGGGGATGTTCAGGAAACGATTTTTCGCCTGCCTCGCGCTCTCCCTGCCGGTGCTGTACTACAGTCCGATGCTCCAGGAGTGGTTCGGCTACGCCGCGGTGACGGTCCCCGGCAGCGAGTTCGCGAGCCCCGTCCTCGGCGTCGCCGTCTTCGGCTACGGCGGGATTCCGTTTCTCCGGATGGGCGCGGTCGAAGCCCGCAACCGCGAGCCGGGGATGATGCTGCTGATCTCGCTGGCGATCACCGTCGCGTTCGTCTACAGCGTCGCGGCGGTGGCGTTCGGCATCGGCGAGCCGTTCTTCTGGGAGCTCGTGACGCTGATCGTCATCTTCCTGCTGGGCCACTGGATCGAGATGCGAAGCGTCAGGCGCGCCTCGGGCGCGCTCGACGAACTCGCCGAACTGCTGCCCGACACCGCGGAACGAATCACGGAGGAGGGCGAGACCGAAGAAGTTCCCGTCGACGACCTCGAGGAGGACGACCTCGTGCTCGTCCGGCCCGGCTCGAACGTTCCGGCCGACGGCGTCGTCGAGGAGGGCGAGTCGAACGTCACCGAGGCGATGCTCACGGGCGAGTCGAAGCCGGTCAAGAAGGAGCCGGGCGACGAGGTCATCGGCGGGACGACCAACCGCGACGGGAGCCTGCGCGTTCGGATCGCCGCGACCGGCGAGGAGACCACGCTGTCGGGTATCATGCGCCTGGTCGAGGAGGCCCAGGAGAGCCGCTCGAGAACGCAGGTGCTCGCCGACCGGGCTGCCGGCTGGCTCTTTTATGCGGCACTTAGCGTCGCGGCGGTCACCGCCGTCGGCTGGACCGTCGCCGCCGGCTTCGGGCTACCGGTCGTGGAACGCGTCGTCACCGTCCTCGTCATCGCTTGTCCGCACGCGCTCGGACTGGCCGTCCCGCTGGTGGTCGCGATCAACACGTCGACGGCCGCCCGGAACGGGATGCTCGTCCGCGACCGGATCGCGATGGAGGAGGCCCGGAACCTCGACACCGTCGTCTTCGACAAGACGGGAACGCTCACCGAGGGCGAACAGGGCGTCGTCGAGATCGCGGCGGTCGAGGGCTGGAGCGAAGACGACGTCCTGACGCTCGCGGCCGCCGCGGAGGGCGACTCTGAACACATGATCGCCCAGGCCATCCTCGAGGAAGCCAGCGGGCGGGGTCTCTCAGTGCCCGACGTCCGCGGATTCGAGGCACTCGAGGGCCGGGGCGTCCGAGCGACGATCGAGCACGACGCGATTCCGGCCGTGATACCCGGCGGCGAAGGTGGTCCGGCCGGCGAGAGCGTCTCCCACGACCGCGACGGCCGAACCGTCTCCGTCGGCGGCCCCAACCTGCTGCGCCACCTCGGGGTCGAGCCCGGAGCGGATCTCGAGCGGTTCGCCGACGAGGCCGGCGAGCGCGGACAGGGCGTCGTCTACGTGCTGCGCGACGAGTCCGTCGTCGGCGCACTCGCGCTCGCCGACGTCGTGCGCGAGGAGAGCTTCGAGGCGATCGACGCGCTGCAGGGAACGGGCATCGAGGTCGCGATGCTGACCGGCGACGACGAGGACGTCGCCCGCGCCGTCGCCGACGAACTCGGGATCGACACCGTGTTCGCGGAGGTGCTGCCGGAGGACAAAGACGAGAAGATCGTCGAACTCCAGGCGCAGGACAAACTCGTCGCGATGGTCGGCGACGGCGTCAACGACGCGCCGGCGCTCACCCGATCCGACGTGGGGATCGCCATCGGCTCCGGGACGGACGTCGCCGTCGAGTCGGCGGACGTGGTACTCGTCGAGAACGATCCGCGCGACGTCGCCCGGCTCGTGCGGCTGAGCCGGAAGAGCTACCGGAAGATGCAGGAGAACATCGCCTGGGCCGCCGGCTACAACGTGTTCGCACTGCCGCTTGCCGCCGGGATCCTGGCGCCGATCGGCATCCTGCTCTCACCCGCGGTCGGCGCGGTCCTCATGTCCGCGAGTACCGTGATCGTCGCGATCAACGCGCAGCTGTTGCGCCGGGTCGACCTCGAGATCTGA
- the hisG gene encoding ATP phosphoribosyltransferase has product MRIAVPNKGRLHEPTIDLLERAGLHLENGAERKLYADTVDPDVSVLFARAADIPEYVADGAAEMGITGYDQVREARVDTVSELLDLEFGRCRLVLAAPEDGDIDGVEDLAGKTVATEFPNVTRDFFADTGVDPNVVEVSGATELTPHVEMADAIVDITSTGTTLKMNQLAVVEEVLSSSVRLFAREDVVDDPKVREVRTALSSVISADGKRYLMMNVPEDRLEEVREVIPGLGGPTVMDIADDGNGDDEMLAVHVVVDERDVFETITEVKKAGASGILVTEIERLVE; this is encoded by the coding sequence ATGCGAATCGCCGTTCCCAACAAGGGCCGCCTGCACGAGCCGACGATCGACCTCCTCGAGCGGGCGGGACTCCACCTCGAGAACGGTGCCGAGCGGAAACTCTACGCCGACACCGTCGACCCCGACGTCTCCGTCCTCTTCGCCCGCGCGGCGGACATCCCGGAGTACGTCGCCGACGGCGCGGCCGAGATGGGTATCACCGGCTACGACCAGGTCCGGGAGGCCCGCGTCGACACCGTCTCCGAACTGCTCGACCTCGAGTTCGGTCGTTGCCGCCTCGTGCTCGCCGCACCCGAGGACGGCGACATCGACGGCGTCGAGGACCTCGCCGGCAAGACCGTCGCCACGGAGTTCCCGAACGTCACCCGCGACTTCTTCGCCGACACCGGCGTCGACCCCAACGTCGTCGAGGTCTCCGGCGCGACGGAGCTCACGCCACACGTCGAGATGGCCGACGCGATCGTCGACATCACCAGCACCGGCACCACGCTGAAGATGAATCAGCTGGCCGTCGTCGAGGAGGTGCTCTCGAGTTCCGTCCGACTCTTCGCTCGCGAGGACGTCGTCGACGATCCGAAAGTTCGGGAGGTGCGGACGGCCCTTTCCTCCGTGATCTCGGCCGACGGGAAGCGCTACCTGATGATGAACGTCCCCGAGGACCGACTCGAGGAGGTCCGCGAGGTGATCCCCGGTCTCGGCGGCCCGACGGTCATGGACATCGCCGACGACGGTAACGGTGACGACGAGATGCTCGCAGTCCACGTCGTCGTCGACGAACGCGACGTCTTCGAGACGATCACCGAGGTCAAGAAGGCCGGTGCGAGCGGGATCCTGGTGACCGAGATCGAACGACTGGTCGAGTAG
- a CDS encoding ribose-phosphate diphosphokinase, with product MIISGSASQSLAAALARELEEPLAAVEYDRFPDGELLAAVPEIGEAGADVDRAVVVASTVSSDAHLEVLQLQDAAREAGVDEVVTVLPYMGYGRQDEAFEPGHPISARAVARAVSTGADRVLTVNPHERDVREFFEPSATTVDAADRLAEPLPDELEDPVFLSPDEGAIELAETVRDAYGAGETDYFEKTRYSGTEVEISPSDVAVENRDVVVTDDIIATGSTMSEAVGVLQERGVGRVFVACVHPLLARDAVTKLSRAGVERIYGTDTIERQHSAVSVAPTIAEQL from the coding sequence ATGATCATCAGCGGATCCGCGTCGCAGTCTCTCGCCGCGGCGCTCGCACGCGAACTCGAGGAACCGCTCGCCGCCGTCGAGTACGACCGCTTCCCCGACGGCGAACTGCTCGCGGCCGTTCCGGAGATCGGCGAGGCCGGGGCCGACGTCGACCGGGCGGTCGTCGTCGCCTCGACCGTCTCGAGTGACGCCCACCTCGAGGTACTCCAGTTACAGGACGCCGCTCGAGAGGCGGGCGTCGACGAGGTCGTGACCGTCCTGCCGTACATGGGCTACGGCCGCCAGGACGAGGCTTTCGAGCCGGGACACCCGATCTCGGCGCGGGCGGTCGCCCGCGCCGTCTCGACCGGTGCGGACCGCGTGCTCACCGTCAACCCCCACGAGCGGGACGTCCGCGAGTTCTTCGAGCCGTCGGCGACGACCGTCGACGCCGCCGATCGACTTGCCGAACCCCTCCCCGACGAACTCGAGGATCCCGTCTTCCTCTCGCCCGACGAGGGGGCGATCGAACTCGCCGAGACGGTTCGCGACGCCTACGGGGCGGGCGAGACCGACTACTTCGAGAAGACCCGCTACTCCGGGACGGAGGTCGAAATCTCGCCGAGCGACGTCGCCGTCGAGAACCGGGACGTCGTCGTCACCGACGACATCATCGCGACGGGATCGACGATGAGCGAAGCCGTCGGGGTCCTCCAGGAGCGCGGCGTCGGGCGCGTCTTCGTCGCCTGCGTCCACCCGCTGCTGGCGCGCGACGCCGTGACGAAGCTCTCGCGGGCCGGCGTCGAGCGGATCTACGGAACGGACACCATCGAACGCCAGCACAGCGCCGTCTCGGTCGCGCCGACGATCGCCGAGCAGCTATAG
- a CDS encoding DUF7344 domain-containing protein has product MTIHPDRTTAVPEQLSGENVCLRTISRVEFGRVLASDRRCEVVRYLLEADEPITVQRLVGWLADTEDENAVLTTIHELRQRVHVALCRTHLPLLERYGIVQYDRERGLVSPAANLTEFEAAIDAVDLERPW; this is encoded by the coding sequence ATGACGATCCATCCCGACCGAACGACGGCCGTACCGGAGCAGCTCAGTGGCGAGAACGTCTGCCTCCGTACGATCTCACGGGTGGAGTTCGGTCGCGTGCTGGCGAGCGACCGTCGGTGCGAAGTAGTTCGATACCTCCTCGAGGCTGACGAGCCGATCACGGTCCAGCGGCTCGTCGGCTGGCTCGCGGACACGGAGGACGAGAACGCCGTCCTGACGACGATCCACGAACTGCGCCAGCGCGTCCACGTCGCGCTCTGTCGCACCCACCTCCCGCTGCTCGAGCGGTACGGGATCGTCCAGTACGACCGCGAACGGGGCCTCGTCTCGCCGGCGGCGAACCTCACCGAGTTCGAGGCGGCGATCGACGCCGTCGATCTCGAGCGGCCCTGGTGA
- a CDS encoding heavy metal translocating P-type ATPase, producing MTTRRAHLEITGMSCSTCSGSVEDAVGALEGVASANANYATDEGTVEYDPDETSLAEIYDAIADAGYEAASETGTLTVLGMSCSTCSGTVSDAVSDLPGVIRADVNFASDEARVAYNPNDVSLAEIGRAIEEAGYEPVRDEVEETQGASRRERAVEKELRRQRRLVIGGGLLTLPFVPIMLAMFGLVDLPHAVFGIDLDWIEFVLATALMATLGREFLVGAYRAFANDRRANMDTLVAMGTSTGYVYSVALLFGLISGAGLYFEAVGFILWFITLGNWLEVRSKARAGSALRELLEMEADEAIVVEDGEEKQVPLEDVEVGDVMKVRPGERIPTDGVVVDGQSAVDESMLTGESVPVEKGDGDEVVGSTINENGVLLVEATRVGSETAIQQIVNRVKEAQSRQPEIQRLVDRVSGYFVPAVIANAVFWSLLWFLFPETLYGASSSLSAWIPVLDPVDGGPVAGGVPILEFSVIVLASALLIACPCALGLATPAATMVGSTLAATNGVLFEGGDVLEQVRGIDTIVFDKTGTLTHGEMVLTDVELVGERTATDGGADAAPDGGALAEPEETLESFVLGAAATAESGSEHPIARAIVDGAEDRGADVGEVSEFENVPGHGIRAETDRGTVLIGRRKLLEEEGIDTQSAEETLMRLEREGKTAMPIAVDGDLLGVLAVADEVRESATETVAALRERGTEVAMLTGDNERTAKAVAEQVGIDPANVRAEVLPEDKADHVEALQEDGSRVMMVGDGVNDAPALTTAQVGVAIGSGTDVAIESADVTLMRDDPADVLKAVRISEATISKVRQNLFWAFIYNTTLIPIASLGLLNPALAGLAMATSSVSVMTNSLAFAKYDPHEDYRLAVTKPLARLRRK from the coding sequence ATGACTACCAGGCGAGCGCACCTCGAGATCACCGGCATGTCCTGTTCGACGTGCTCGGGGAGCGTCGAGGACGCGGTGGGAGCCCTCGAGGGCGTCGCGTCGGCGAACGCGAACTACGCGACCGACGAAGGGACAGTCGAGTACGACCCCGACGAGACCTCGCTGGCCGAGATCTACGACGCGATCGCGGACGCGGGGTACGAGGCGGCCTCCGAGACGGGGACGCTCACCGTCCTCGGGATGTCGTGTTCGACCTGTTCGGGGACGGTGAGCGACGCCGTCTCCGACCTGCCGGGGGTGATCCGGGCGGACGTGAACTTCGCCTCGGACGAGGCGCGGGTCGCGTACAACCCGAACGACGTCTCGCTCGCCGAGATCGGCCGGGCGATCGAGGAAGCGGGGTACGAACCCGTCCGCGACGAGGTCGAGGAGACCCAGGGGGCGAGCCGGCGCGAGCGCGCCGTCGAGAAAGAACTCCGCCGTCAGCGCCGGTTGGTGATCGGCGGCGGCCTGCTGACGCTCCCGTTCGTGCCGATCATGCTCGCGATGTTCGGTCTGGTCGACCTCCCGCACGCGGTGTTCGGGATCGATCTCGACTGGATCGAGTTCGTCCTCGCGACCGCGCTGATGGCGACGCTCGGTAGGGAGTTCCTCGTCGGCGCCTACCGCGCGTTCGCGAACGACCGCCGCGCCAACATGGACACCCTGGTCGCGATGGGGACCTCGACGGGGTACGTCTACAGCGTGGCCCTGCTGTTCGGTCTCATCAGCGGCGCCGGACTCTACTTCGAGGCCGTGGGGTTCATCCTCTGGTTCATCACGCTCGGCAACTGGCTCGAGGTGCGCTCGAAGGCCCGCGCGGGCAGCGCGCTGCGGGAACTGCTCGAGATGGAGGCCGACGAGGCGATCGTCGTCGAGGACGGCGAGGAGAAGCAGGTTCCGCTCGAGGACGTCGAAGTCGGCGACGTCATGAAGGTCCGGCCGGGCGAGCGAATTCCGACCGACGGCGTCGTCGTCGACGGCCAGAGCGCGGTCGACGAGTCGATGCTCACCGGCGAGTCCGTCCCCGTCGAGAAGGGCGACGGCGACGAGGTCGTCGGCTCGACGATCAACGAGAACGGCGTCCTGTTGGTCGAAGCGACGCGGGTCGGCTCCGAGACGGCGATCCAGCAAATCGTTAACCGGGTCAAGGAGGCCCAGTCGCGCCAGCCCGAAATTCAGCGACTGGTCGACAGGGTGAGCGGCTACTTCGTTCCCGCGGTGATCGCCAACGCCGTCTTCTGGTCGCTGCTCTGGTTCCTCTTCCCAGAGACGCTGTACGGTGCGTCCTCGTCGCTGAGCGCCTGGATCCCGGTGCTCGATCCCGTCGACGGCGGTCCCGTCGCCGGCGGCGTCCCGATCCTCGAGTTCTCGGTGATCGTGCTCGCCTCCGCGCTCCTGATCGCCTGTCCCTGCGCGCTCGGACTGGCGACGCCGGCCGCGACGATGGTCGGCTCGACGCTGGCCGCGACGAACGGCGTCCTCTTCGAGGGCGGCGACGTGCTCGAGCAGGTCCGCGGCATCGACACGATCGTCTTCGACAAGACGGGGACGCTGACCCACGGCGAGATGGTGCTGACGGACGTCGAACTCGTCGGCGAGCGGACGGCCACCGACGGGGGCGCTGACGCCGCACCGGACGGTGGAGCGCTCGCCGAACCCGAGGAGACCCTCGAGTCGTTCGTCCTGGGCGCCGCTGCAACCGCGGAATCCGGCTCCGAACACCCCATCGCGAGGGCGATCGTCGACGGCGCCGAGGACCGCGGCGCCGACGTCGGCGAGGTTTCCGAGTTCGAGAACGTTCCCGGTCACGGTATCCGCGCGGAGACCGACCGCGGAACCGTGCTGATCGGCCGGCGCAAGCTCCTCGAGGAGGAGGGAATCGACACGCAGTCCGCAGAGGAGACGCTGATGCGTCTCGAGCGCGAAGGAAAGACGGCGATGCCGATCGCGGTCGACGGGGACCTACTGGGCGTGCTCGCGGTCGCGGACGAGGTCCGCGAGAGCGCGACGGAGACCGTCGCGGCGCTGCGCGAGCGCGGAACCGAGGTCGCGATGCTCACCGGCGACAACGAGCGCACGGCGAAGGCGGTCGCCGAGCAGGTCGGCATCGACCCCGCGAACGTCCGGGCGGAGGTGCTGCCGGAGGACAAGGCGGACCACGTCGAGGCGCTCCAGGAGGATGGATCCCGAGTGATGATGGTCGGCGACGGCGTCAACGACGCGCCCGCGCTGACGACCGCCCAGGTCGGCGTCGCCATCGGGTCGGGGACCGACGTCGCCATCGAGAGCGCCGACGTGACGCTGATGCGCGACGATCCCGCGGACGTGCTGAAGGCCGTCCGGATCTCCGAAGCGACGATCTCGAAGGTTCGCCAGAACCTCTTCTGGGCCTTTATTTACAACACGACGCTGATTCCGATCGCCTCGCTCGGCCTTCTGAATCCGGCGCTGGCGGGGCTGGCGATGGCCACCTCGAGCGTGAGCGTCATGACGAACAGCCTCGCGTTCGCGAAGTACGACCCCCACGAGGACTACCGACTCGCCGTAACGAAACCGCTCGCGCGGCTCCGTCGGAAGTGA
- a CDS encoding stage II sporulation protein M, which yields MNDRRPGGDETETIDSGHRKRTERSSAESRESSDAEGRTAPSTPPAEPGSSPPGGREPGETAGRGWAALAFALAVVSLVTAGTTAAAHDAALAATGAVALAVGFGALGALALTGGLGIAAGLAEGWAEHRLYVWFATALFAGGVLIGGALVAAGVDLTELFFELVMEEFDEGEFAEGGGEIELSATFFIVQNTPPFLVAILGALTLGLVTAFIMVFNGILVGNLAIVTGLEVGFGPIVALLVPHGIFELPALFIASGVGFRFLHRVVQRISGSRDALFTKSYAYRTALLIVFGWLLLVLAAFVEAYLTAVVAETLFPQLGE from the coding sequence ATGAACGATCGACGACCCGGCGGCGACGAGACCGAGACGATCGACTCCGGTCACCGCAAACGTACCGAGCGATCGTCGGCCGAGTCTCGCGAATCGAGCGACGCCGAGGGCCGGACCGCTCCCTCGACTCCGCCCGCAGAGCCCGGCTCGAGCCCGCCCGGAGGACGGGAGCCGGGGGAAACGGCGGGACGCGGCTGGGCGGCCCTCGCGTTCGCGCTCGCGGTCGTTTCGCTCGTGACGGCGGGGACCACGGCGGCCGCTCACGACGCGGCGCTCGCCGCGACCGGCGCAGTCGCGCTCGCGGTCGGTTTCGGTGCACTCGGTGCCCTGGCGCTGACCGGCGGTCTCGGAATCGCTGCCGGACTCGCCGAGGGATGGGCCGAACACCGTCTCTACGTCTGGTTCGCGACGGCGCTGTTCGCCGGCGGCGTCCTCATCGGCGGCGCGCTCGTCGCCGCGGGCGTCGACCTGACGGAGCTGTTCTTCGAGCTGGTGATGGAGGAGTTCGACGAGGGCGAGTTCGCCGAGGGCGGCGGCGAGATCGAACTCTCGGCGACGTTCTTCATCGTCCAGAACACGCCGCCGTTCCTGGTCGCGATCCTCGGCGCGCTCACGCTGGGGCTGGTGACGGCGTTCATCATGGTGTTCAACGGCATCCTCGTCGGCAATCTCGCGATCGTAACCGGACTCGAGGTCGGGTTCGGACCGATTGTCGCCCTGCTCGTGCCCCACGGCATCTTCGAGCTTCCGGCGCTGTTCATCGCCTCGGGGGTCGGCTTCCGGTTCCTCCATCGAGTCGTCCAGCGAATCAGCGGCTCGCGCGACGCGCTGTTCACGAAATCGTACGCCTACCGGACGGCCCTGCTGATCGTCTTCGGCTGGCTGCTGCTCGTGCTGGCGGCGTTCGTCGAGGCCTACCTGACGGCCGTCGTCGCGGAAACGCTGTTCCCGCAACTCGGCGAGTAG
- a CDS encoding DUF1059 domain-containing protein gives MAKAHKLDCEAAEADCRFIIQSENEEEAVELAKNHMRDVHGKDFTDEELQEQHLQVV, from the coding sequence ATGGCGAAAGCACACAAACTCGATTGCGAGGCGGCAGAGGCTGACTGCCGATTCATCATCCAATCGGAAAACGAAGAAGAGGCGGTAGAACTGGCCAAAAACCACATGAGAGACGTTCACGGAAAAGACTTCACGGACGAGGAGCTTCAGGAACAACACCTACAGGTCGTATAA
- a CDS encoding heme NO-binding domain-containing protein, translated as MHGIVHKSLKSYVVAKAGGETWDTIVEQADIEPTLYLSVSRYDDAEIDAVLEALASMAVQDRPAIERDFGRSLAPELCSTFDAHLDDEAELLEGLTSLEAITATVERTTTETTLPSVTCAEDDRAVVVRYDSHRDYCDLAHGVLEGLVAESDAEATVTERVCVRNGAGDCAFRVELEELE; from the coding sequence ATGCACGGAATCGTTCACAAATCTCTGAAATCGTACGTCGTCGCGAAGGCCGGCGGCGAGACGTGGGACACGATCGTCGAGCAGGCGGATATCGAGCCGACGCTGTACCTTTCGGTCAGTCGCTACGACGACGCGGAGATCGACGCTGTTCTCGAGGCGCTCGCGTCGATGGCCGTTCAGGATCGGCCCGCGATCGAACGCGACTTCGGCCGCTCGCTCGCGCCGGAACTGTGTTCGACGTTCGACGCCCACCTCGACGACGAGGCCGAACTTCTGGAGGGACTCACCTCGCTCGAGGCGATTACCGCGACCGTCGAGCGGACGACGACGGAGACGACGCTTCCGAGCGTTACCTGCGCGGAGGACGACCGGGCGGTTGTCGTCCGCTACGACTCCCACCGCGACTACTGCGACCTGGCTCACGGTGTGCTCGAGGGACTCGTCGCCGAGTCCGACGCCGAGGCGACCGTCACGGAACGAGTGTGTGTCCGGAACGGAGCCGGTGACTGTGCGTTTCGGGTCGAACTCGAGGAACTCGAGTAG